From the Zonotrichia albicollis isolate bZonAlb1 chromosome Z, bZonAlb1.hap1, whole genome shotgun sequence genome, one window contains:
- the LOC141727268 gene encoding serine/threonine-protein kinase PAK 3-like, whose product MADSIFRRPCFCRALCGASVPATLVTGNPFLSQLQTGSAIEPGAAGPAWPAAASSPPAAGTSCSSAAQPPEMREEQGLKTLRSLVSLGQPMSKYTGLEELGRGGFGAVYKALDTSSGQQVAIKIMSLKEEMSEELAANEILAMRDNRNPNIVTYLDSYLVDAELWLAMEFMDGGTLFDVLRAVYLEEGQIGAVCRECLQGLHFLHSRQVIHRDIKSGNVLVGMDGSVKLGDFGLCAQLSPGHSKRSSSVGTPSWMAPEVVRGEAYGPKVDIWSLGIMGLEMVEGEAPYQREARLRVFELIESNGPPKLQNPRHHSALLRDFLRCCLQADEDRRWSAKELLQVRKSKGHPFVTSGDPASSLAALIISAKQVQEDKRGEACA is encoded by the exons ATGGCTGACAGCATCTTCCGAAGGCCTTGCTTTTGCCGTGCGCTCTGCGGGGCATCTGTGCCAGCCACCCTTGTGACGGGCAACCCTTTCTTGTCCCAGCTCCAGACCGGCTCTGCCATTGAACCTGGTGCCGCTGGACCAGCatggcctgcagcagccagctcgCCCCCCGCTGCCGGCACTTCCTGCAGCAGCGCAGCCCAGCCGCCCGAgatgagggaggagcagggcctgAAGACACTGA GGAGCCTTGTGAGTCTGGGCCAGCCAATGAGCAAATACACGGGACTTGAAGAACTCGGACGAGG ggggtttggagctgtttaTAAAGCCCTTGACACCAGCAGCGGACAACAG GTGGCAATCAAGATCATGTCACTCAAGGAGGAGATGTCCGAGGAGCTGGCTGCCAACGAAATCCTGGCCATGAGGGACAACAGGAATCCCAATATTGTTACCTACTTAGACAG CTACCTGGTGGATGCGGAGCTCTGGTTGGCCATGGAGTTCATGGACGGCGGCACCTTGTTTGATGTGCTCAGGGCAGTGTACCTGGAGGAAGGACAGATAGGCGCTGTCTGTCGGGAG tgcctgcaaggactgcatttCCTTCATTCCCGCCAAGTCATCCACAGAGACATCAAAAGCGGCAACGTTCTTGTGGGCATGGATGGATCTGTCAAGTTGG GTGACTTTGGcctctgtgctcagctcagccctgggcacagcaagcGCAGCTCCAGCGTCGGCACTCCCAGCTGGATGGCGCCGGAGGTGGTGAGAGGAGAAGCCTacggccccaaagtggacatctGGTCTCTGGGGATCATGGGGCTGGAAATGGTGGAAGGGGAAGCTCCTTACCAGCGGGAAGCCCGTCTCAGG GTTTTTGAACTGATTGAAAGCAACGGgcccccaaaactgcagaacccCAGGCACCACTCGGCTCTCCTGCGTGACTTCCtccgctgctgcctgcaggcagacGAGGAcaggcgctggtctgccaaggaacTCCTGCAggtaagaaaaagcaaaggg CATCCGTTTGTCACCTCGGGCGATCctgcctccagcctggctgctctcatCATCTCAGCCAAGCAAGTGCAGGAAGACAAGAGAGGAGAAGCCTGCGCCTGA